The Mycoplasmoides genitalium G37 genomic sequence ACGATCTTCTGATCGTTTAAGATTTATTCAAATTCAACATGACTTTATGACTTTTACAAACAAAGAAAAAAATTGCAAACAAAGCAAATCATTAGCAGCGTTGATGACAAAATTTAAGCGCTCGCAATTAATCTTGAAACACCAAGCTAATAACATAGCACTGGAGTTGTGAAATGAAAATGATATTAACCTATCAAAACAGCTTATTGAGTTAATAGAAGATACTTTTTCAATGCTTAAAAAAGAAACTGTTG encodes the following:
- a CDS encoding MG284/MPN403 family protein, giving the protein MTFTNKEKNCKQSKSLAALMTKFKRSQLILKHQANNIALELWNENDINLSKQLIELIEDTFSMLKKETVDFIYDIYIYGKKPCDIGYSNSTYYKKLNKAANSFFDHFVWDSSILDKRIITNGSNSQRTTNSK